DNA from Krasilnikovia cinnamomea:
CCCGCAACCTCCGGTCGCGGCTGCGCTCAGGTATCCGCTTTGGTGGTTAGCAGGTAGTCCTCGGCGTCGGCGTTCCACGTCAGGTCGACGGCTCCGCTGGTCGCCGCAGCCCGGCTGAACTGCAGGAAGCTGCGGTAGCCGAGCTTCTTCTCGCTGAAGTCGGGCCGTACCTTCCGTAGCTGGTTCTTCAGGCCGGACAGCGCCACCGGGCTGCCGCTGCCCGCCAGATCGAGGACCACCGAGCGCAGCAGGCCGAACGCCTCCTCCCGGTCCCCATGCTCGGGCAGCGTCACATCGGGGTCGCCCTTAGCGGGGCCTTCCGACAGCTCCACCACGTTCTGCTCGGCGAGGTGGCGCAGCAGTTCACCGAAGGCGCGGAACCCGTAGTCCGCCTCGTTGAAGGTGGGGTCTTTACGGAGCAGAGTGCGCTTGATCATGGAGGCCGCTACCGCCCCGCTGGCGCTGCGCTGCAGGCCGGCCACCGTCTGCGCGACGAGGACGGCGAGCGCGTCCACGTCGCGTGCCGGTGCCTCGGCGACCGGCTGCGGTTCGGGCTCCCGCTCCCTCGGCTGCGGCTCTGCCTCCGGGGTCCTGGCCGGACGAGCACGCCGGGGACGCGTGGGCGGGATCTCGACACCTTCCAGACGGTCGTAGAAGAGAAACTCGTCGCAGGCCGGCGGTAGCAGCGCCGACGTCGTCCGCTCGACGCCCACGCCGATGACCCGCTTGTTCAGCTCGCGAAGTTTGTGGACCAGCGGAGTGAAGTCACTGTCGCCGGTGCCGAACACGAACGTGGAGATGTAGTCGCGCTCGAAGGCGAGCTCCAGCGCGTCCACGGCCATCTTGATGTCGGCGGCGTTCTTGCGCGAAGCCCCCATGCGCTGCGGGATGTCGATCAGCTCGACGTG
Protein-coding regions in this window:
- a CDS encoding PIN domain-containing protein, encoding MDHEERIALFLDYENLALGARDHLGGMTFELRPIADALAERGRVVVRRAYADWSYFDEDRRMLTRGHVELIDIPQRMGASRKNAADIKMAVDALELAFERDYISTFVFGTGDSDFTPLVHKLRELNKRVIGVGVERTTSALLPPACDEFLFYDRLEGVEIPPTRPRRARPARTPEAEPQPREREPEPQPVAEAPARDVDALAVLVAQTVAGLQRSASGAVAASMIKRTLLRKDPTFNEADYGFRAFGELLRHLAEQNVVELSEGPAKGDPDVTLPEHGDREEAFGLLRSVVLDLAGSGSPVALSGLKNQLRKVRPDFSEKKLGYRSFLQFSRAAATSGAVDLTWNADAEDYLLTTKADT